Genomic segment of Staphylococcus muscae:
TTATGCGTATCGCACGTCAGATGCCAATACTCATCATCTTAATTGCAATTGTTGGTCCTTTACTTGAAGAGTTTGTCTTCCGAAAAGTGATATTCGGTGAAATCTATAATGCCATCAAGGCAAGTCCAGTAGTTAAATTTACAATTGCTACGACTGTCAGTTCGACAATCTTTGCTGTGGCACACGCGGATTTAACACATTTTGCCGTTTATTTTGTAATGGGTGTCATCTTCTCTGGCTTTTATATTTATACAAAACGGTTGAGCGTTGCCATCGGTATCCATATGGCACAAAATGCGCTCGTTGCACTGATTCAATTTTCAATTCCAGAAGAAGTCATGCAAAAAGCAATCGAGCAAGCTCAGTTTATCTTGTACTTCATATAACGACAGAAAAAGAAGTTGAAACACAA
This window contains:
- the mroQ gene encoding intramembrane glutamic endopeptidase MroQ encodes the protein MNRIIVSILTVVIYITAQLSPRVALMAGWIDKQSATEQLQQVTYIQVIVFIVAALLILFMQPFIKNPFAFELQRKEEKRYIVVWILVGLVIVFIAQIITNLISAQLLGVNPASENTMRIMRIARQMPILIILIAIVGPLLEEFVFRKVIFGEIYNAIKASPVVKFTIATTVSSTIFAVAHADLTHFAVYFVMGVIFSGFYIYTKRLSVAIGIHMAQNALVALIQFSIPEEVMQKAIEQAQFILYFI